The sequence cagagtgaatccatgcatctttttatgtgacttgttaagcacattttttaaaacattttgaataaatttgtaaacatttctaaaaacataattccactttgacattatgcggtattgtgtgcaTTTCCAGCAATACGGTGCATTAAAACTAAAAGCAGACATTTTTGTGAATGGTTTAATGATGATTACAAAGAAATAACGACACAAGTGTCACAGTTGTTGAACtggacggaccaaggcgcagagtgtgttgagttccacatctttTATATAAGTGAAGCTTtcaaacaataaacaaacaacgACCGTGAACTACGTGGTGCTGAATGCACTcactcaaaacaatatcccacaaacacaggtgggaaacgTGGCCACCCaaatccccaattagaggcaacgattaccagctgttTCTAATTGGGAAGCATAAAAAACACTAACATAGAAATATTTAACTAGAaaaccccctagtcacgccctgaaccaagggctctctatgatcagggcgtgacaacaggcTTTTGCAAATTTCAATATAGTGACATacatagaaagaaagaaataaggaaTATGAAGTATTTCCATTGAGTGTGCAAAGTCTGATAAAGTGCAGCTCAGCAGTCCCATGAAGTAGGTCTGGCGGAGTACAGtgtacagagggttgtggttatGGCTGTTGGTGCTGAAATCTTAGACAAGTGGTGTTTCATCTGTGGGAAAGAGAGAAGTGCCTTGAGGAAGTCTAAGGTCACAGCTGTCTACATATGTTCAACCAATAACCAATAAGAAAGTGGACACACCCACAACCTTCCTACCACCTTTCTATGAAATGCATAATTCAATGTCCTGACCAAGTTTAATGCAAATCACCCACAGCAGGACAAAGGAGTTAAATTTGGACCTTACATAGGCATCATTCCCCCAACCTCTTTAAAGTATACATTTTTCAATAGATTCTATACAAAAACTGCAGAGAAGCATGCTCTGAAACAGTAAAGAGAATCAAAGGACCTCAGCTCCATTAAACCTTTAATGCTGTATTAGGTAGGCAGGCATCCCGTGGTATACCGTTTTGGggctatttctgtttttttccTCACTCCAAATGTGCTTAGAAAAGTTATTTATTTGGAAGTAAAATCTTCCCCTGAGGTCCTACTTCAGGTCATTCTCAAAACCTGTCTTGAATTTCAGGCTGTGAATTGCGAGTCTATGATATACTGGCTGAAGCAGCTCCAGTTGAAGAGGTGGCATCATGGGAACATTTCTGGAAAGCTGGGAATGGTCACCAGTCACCATGCACTACGACGATACGCCACGCTGAGTGACGTCCTCCTCAGACACACTCCGACACGAATTCAGTCAGTATACACAAATATGAACCCTATTCATAcatctgcaaacacacacacacacattaaacagaATTGGTCTTGGTTCACTCTAGAAATTTGACATAGCTTTTTAGACTTGGACGAAATATCAgaattttgtattttattaagatccccattagctgttgctaatgcagcagctactcttcctgggatccacacacaacatacaacatggcataatacatgttttaaaagactagaacagctcaaggacagaactacataaaagtatgtatatccactcattgattcttgaagaatataacttagaaatacATCATGAGCAAAGTACAACTGTCTTACCCTAtcataacccaaaatataagcttgcttAACTGTAATTTGAGTCTTTGTAAACTTTGTatagtttaaatgttttacataaaAAGAGTTAGTGTGTGATTATTTACTGTATGTTTATGTCCATCTGTGGTTGTAGTAAGGAATACTTACTCCGGAGCCGCTCCTCCCAGGAGCTCAGCCACAGCCTCAGCTGGGAGGAACTCTGGGATCCATTCCTGCCACTCAAAGACATACAGGCCCCTCCATATTTTGACCAGGACAAATCACGTAGGTCACTCCTAGACCACCTGATCCCCCTTTTTGGATGTTCACGAATATGAAAGGGCTGGATAGTAGAAAGTAATATGACAGCGGCTTCATTGAGCGCAAGACTGAGGAATGGCCATTTTGCTGCCATCAATCCAGTCTGTTTAGACCTGTGAATGCTGAGTGGATGGTACCCGTGGGAAAGATTTTCACTATTATATAACCACCAATGCCAACTTTGTAATTAACAGTGATTTTTTTAAGTAATTGAAAACCATTTTCTCTTTGCACAGCTCCAAAAACAAATATTGAGCCCTCTGGGCCAAAAACACAGTGGGTCCAGGAGATAGAGGCACCAAAGGGACACCAGAGCTCCCTAAGCAGTGAGGGCTCCTCTTCTAACCCCGCTGACAAGACTGCTAGTCCACAGCAGGAAGAGCCTCCAGACACCGCCCGTCTTCAACAGGAAGTGCTCAGTCTGGCAGGCCAGGTCAAGGCCCAGAAGGTGAGGTCTGGAATAACATAACGACTCAGTCCTGGAATATTTCTGTATCAGTAAAAAAAGCTAAACTCAGCTATACATCGAAAGTGTCTATATAGCCTTATATTTCTCTGAGGTCCATGTCAAACATTTTACCCAAGATCATGTTAATTAGACAACTGTTGACAACTGTTGACACATTTTACTATAGCGACCACCTGCTGGGTGTCACATCTAAGACTGTCCCTGTAATTTCTGATGTCACTTCCTTTTTAGGATCTAGTATCCCTGTTGCAGAAGGCCCTGGAGTTGGCCCAGCAGGAGAAATTGACTCCTGCAGTAGAATCCCCGAGGTCGGAGTGTGAATGGAAGAGTTCCAACTCACAACCATGGAATCAAGGCGAGTGCAACACAGATCATTCGTATGGCCTGCAGGTTGCGCCACTGCTGCGGCACGACTGTGTGGCCGAGTCTCAGGATCACCTCCGGCTACTggctgagaggaaccaggctgataGAGAGTTGGTCCTCCGTCTGTCCCAACAAGTGGCTGAGAGTTCGGCCGACCCCCAGCGAAGCCTCGTCCGCGGTTGGACTGTCCTTGAAACGCAGGAGCAGCTGAGACAGGAGATTAGGAATCTTAAGGTGTGGAAGGTTTCAATGGCTTAGTGGACTAGCTAGCTAGAGCATGGGGCTGTAAGTCACTTTAGTTTAAGGCATCCACTTAAATTACCAGTATTGGGAGGATCAAGATGGACATCTCTTAGTAGAGTGAAGCCCGTATTCAATCAAACCTGCCGTTGCAATATTTATGCAGCATCAAAGAACTattgcaagcacacacacacccattcacTAACTCACATTCTGGTAGATGGAGGGGAGTCTCTGATGTTTTTTCAGTTGTGAAATAGTTCCTAGAACAATAACAGTATATCAAACAATAATTCAGGAGCAACCTCTGTAAACTTGAAATACACTTTATAAATGTCCTGAAGGCATTAAGTTTAAATGCTCTCTTCCCTCCCCAAGGACAACATTGAGGCCTACAAGACTCAGAATACTTACTTGAACGCAGAGATCTACAAGTTAACCAAAGAATGGAGGAAGAGTACAGAACAAGAGAAGTGCTTGATGATAAAGGTACCTGCTGCTGCATGACATTTACAAGACCTGACTTTGATGTTGCATTGTAGAATGTGTAGTATACTTTTGTGGCTTTTAGTGAGGCACTTTGCTTTTATTGGTATTTCCAGTATGATTCACTAGGTTTGCTGCAGGTAGAACATTCTAAGAAATGTTCTTTATTTGATGCAAGCCATCTCCAATCAATCAATGTCTGGTTGGGTGTGTCTTTGGTGGGGGGGATCACCTAAATGCCAACTTATGCTTGATCCGGAATTGTGGTCCGAGGCTCCATATTGAGGGTGTGATGCAATTGCAGAGCCTCTGGAGGCATGCAGAGGCTAAATTGAGCTCTGTACCACATCGTCGTGGGCCTcccaaattttgtaacaatgcggagggctTTGTATAGTTCTGCATTGACATGATTGATTGACCGTAGGTCCAGCATAAACAGAcactcttccttcacaacagctctgctcaGAAGCTCTGTACTGCTGCGCGAAGAGCAAGAGGTATGATTGTCCTGACTTCTGCAGAGACTGTATCACAGTAAATGTTGCACAGCCAATGCAGACATCAGCTTGACCCTGCAGCGTCTTTTTAAGCCAGGGGAGATGTTGGCAGAGACGGAAGAGGAAGCGAttagaccagacccagctgctattgcattgtcgtcattagttaccacagccacaaagtctaaaccctgcctatttctacaatttctcttcttaaaatcATCTatacctaaccacactgctaaccttatgcctaaccctaaccttaaattatgaCCAAATATttttgatttcatgaatataTACAATATTGGcaattatgactttgtggctgtggtaactagtggaaaaccctattgcattggtgtctatgggagacaAACCCAGTTAAGTAGACCGTAACTTTGCCTGGGGACCAGACAGTGAATGTCTAAATACACTGTCTGGAACATGATTCTAGAAATGGTCTTCTACAATCCGGAATGTTGAAAACAATTATATTTGAACTTACTCTGCCGATTGTCAATGGTGTTGGTCCTTCAGCTGCTCATCATTTGAGAAAAAATATCAACAGGAAAGTATTGTTTACCCAACTTTTTAGATCACCGTACTGAAGTTGACATTTCACCTGACACATGCGCACAACCATGTAAACACCTGCAAGACTTTGGTTAGTATGCATGGTTCGCATATATACTAACATGTACCTTTGGTAATGAGCAAAGCACACATTGACTGCCACACACATAGACCTGCGTATTGAAGTTCGTTTAATAATAATTTCCTGGGGATATTTTGTCTCAAATTTCTACCAACACCACGGACAATCGGCAAAGttgacattttattttattcaacATTCGTGACAGACAAGAAACGTTTTGGATTTTTCTATGTAAATGTGTGTGGCGTTGTCTACATAATTTGAAGCGGAACTGGCATTTTTTTCCAATGGTAAACAGCCTGAGTGAACATCATCTATCCACCATCTTTGGTTTTGGTCTGCTAACCATAATCGCACTAAGCGTATTTGGCATTGAATACTATTTGGAGATCATTGATTCTACACCCCCCcaccaaacacacacgcacaactagacattgattgattgaatCCTATTTTCTACATGCAGCAAACCTAGTGGATTATGCTGGAAATAATGGTAAAAGCATGGTCTCTAAAAAATCCCCAAAAGCATGTCTTTTTTTGAGACAATAAGTACTGTATGTATTTGTAGTATGCTTAAATCCAGATGAGTAGCAGTGTACCTTGTAAATTGTTACATTCCTTCTTCCtcttgtgtatgtgtatgtgtcagTGTGCCCATCTGGAGGCCAAGGTGTTCCGGATGGAGAGCAGGTCTCTGACAGTCCTCTTCAAGCAACAGGAGAGCAGAGGTTTGGAGAGACACAGGGAAGCCATAAAGACCCTGATCACCGACACTCTTCGGGAGGGCGGGAGGGACATTCTGGAACTGAAccctgccaggtgtgtgtgtgtgtagcattaATTGAAACATTTTCAGGTAAGTTAACCTCAATAAGAGTGTTCATTGTAATCACACTTATGATTCCTATCATTTCTTGTGAGTACTTGTTGGTAAAGTTAAGTGATGCTAATCATGAGAAAATACAAAGAACTTCCTAGCAGAGTTAATGAGCTGTCGTCATTTGTGTGTTGTGTAGGGAATATGATGAGTATGGGTTTAGAATCTCCACTGACATCCAAATGGATGATATGAAGCTGCTGGCCAAACTGCAAGCATTAGGGATTCATTCCCACGATCCCCCACAACAACAgaaggatggggaagaggagggggacagcGAGCGTCTTTGGGGCCGCTGGGCACAGCACTTTGATGGCAGACGATCAGACAAGGCGGTGGCCTCTCCGAAGCTGAAGGGGCTTCTGAGAAAGGGCGTGCCACACCACTACAGGCGTCGTGTGTGGCGCTGGATAGTGTGGAGCCGCACCCGCTCTCTGAGAGAGCGCCAGCCCCACTGGTACCAACAGATATGCTTTAGGAGCCAGGCTGCTTCGGCCCACCGAGTCTCGCAGCAGATCTGGTTGGACCTGGAGACCACTCTGAGAGGGAACCGCCACTTCTCCTTCCCCGCCAAGCGTGCCGTCCGGCAGCTACATCGTATCCTCCTAGCCTTTTCTTGTCATAACCGGTCTGTCGGCTACTGCCAGGGCCTCAACAGGTACATTCAAAGACTTTTAAAAAATACCTATTTTATTTGTTGATATCTTCTGTAATATagaaaatatatagaaaccttccATTGTTTAACTAACTTTGTGGAGTAAAACAATTGTACACTTCAGTACTGTGTCagtaactatactgaacaaaaatataaatgcaacatgcagcaatctcaaagattttactgagttccatgtgaggaaatctgtcaatttaaacaaattcattaggccttaatctatggatttcacataactgggaagacagatatgcatctgtatCTCACAGATGCCTTAAAAAAATTAGCCTaagaatgggcctcaggatctcgtcacggtacttttgtgcattcaaattgccaatgataaaatgcaactgtgtttgttgtccgtagtttaagcctgcccataccataatcccaccgccaccatagggcactctgttcacaacgttgacatcagtaaactgcTTGCACACACAGCTCCATACACACGGTCTCCAGTTGAGGCCGGTTAgaggtatcaaatcaaattttattggtcacatacacatggttagcagatgttaatgcgagtgtagcggaatgcttgtgcttctagttctgaccatgcagtaatatctaacaagtaatctaacaatttcacaacaactaccttttacACACAAGTATAAAGtaatgaataagaatatgcacATTAAAATATacggatgagcgatggccgaatggcataggcaagatgcagtagacggtatagagtacagtatatacatgtgagatgagtaatgtaggttatgtaaacattatataaagtggcattgtttaaggtgactagtaatacatttattacatccaatttttaattattaaagtggctagagatttgagtcagtatgttggcagcaaccactcaatgttagtgatggttgttcaacagtctgatggccttgagatagaagctgtttttcagtctctcgatcccagctttgatgcacctgtactgacctcgccttctggatgatagcggggtgaacaggcagtggctcgggtggttgttgtccttgatgatctttttggcctggTGTAagtgggtggtgtaggtgtcctggagggcaggtagtttgcccccggtgatgcgttgtgcagacctcaccaccctctggagagccttacggttgtgggcggaacagttgccgtaccagacggtgatacagcctgacaggatgctctcgattgtgcatctgtcaaAGTTTGTGAGTTTTgttggtgacaagacaaatttcttcagcgtcctgaggttgaagaggcactgttgcgccttcttcaccatgcagtctgtgtgggtggaccatttcagtttgtccgtgatgtgaacGCCGAGGAACTAaacactttccaccttctccactactgtcctgtcgatgtggacagggggtgccaaattctctaaaattcattggagatggcttatggtagagaaattaacattcaattctctgtcaATAGCCCTGGTGGACactcctgcagtcaacatgccaattccactctccctcaaaacttgagacatctgtgagattgtgttgtgtgacaaaactgcacattttaatggccttttattgtccccagcacatggtgcaactgtgtaatgatcatgctgttatgtaatgatcatgctgtcatcttcttgatatgccacacctgtcaggtggatggattaccttggcgaaggagaaatgctcactaacagtaaACTAACAATAAACAAATGtctgcacaacattttagagaaatacatttttgtgcgtatgaaacatttctgggatcttttattttagctcatgaaacatgggaccaacacttcacatgttgcgtttatatttttgttccatgTAGGGTTCCATGCAATTGGCAACAGATATtatagatatacagtgcctttggaaagtattcagaccacttgacttctAATCTTTTTTTtccagcaatctacacacaataccctataatgacaaagcgaaaacaggtttttagaaatgttaaaaaacagataccttatttacataagtattcagaccctttgctatgagactcgaaattgagctcaggtacaagtatcctgtttccattgatcatccttgagatgtttctacaacttgattggagtccacctatggtaaattcaattgattggacatgatttggaaaggcacacacctgtctatataaggtcccacagttgacagtgcatgtcagagcaaaaaccaaaccatgaggtcgaaggaattgtccgtagagctctgagacaggattgtgtctaggcacagatctgaggaagtgtaccaaaacatttctgcagcattgaaggtccccaagaacacagtggccttcatcgttcttaaatggaagaagtttggaacgacTATCCACCCGGTCGTCCacccggtcaaactgagcaaacaggggagaagggccttggtcagggagagaccaagaacccgatgatcactctaAAAGAGCTCCagcgttcctctgtggagatgggagtaccttccagaaggacaaccatctctgcagcactccaccaatcaagcctttatagtagagtgaccacacggaagccacacctcagtaaaaggcagatgaaagcccgcttggagtttgccaaaaggcacctaaagatatcagaccatgagaaacaagattctctggtctgatgaatccaagattcgtctctttggcatgaatgccaagcgtcaggtctggaggaaacctggcaccatccctacggtgaagcatggtggtggctttggggatgtttttcagtggcagggactgggagactagtcaggagccagggaaatatgaacagagcaaagtacagagagatccttgatgaaaaccagctccagagtgctcaggacctcagactggggcgaaggttaatcttccaacaggacaatgaccctaagcacacagccaagacaaagtaggagtggcttcgggacaagtttctgaatgtccttgagtggcccagccagagcccgggttTGAACCCgaatgaacatctctggagagacccgaAAATAGCTGTTTAGTGACACTGCCCAatcaacctgacagaacttgagatgatctgcagagaagaatgggagaaactccccaaatcagGTGTGCaaaacttgtagcgtcattcccaagaagaggctgtagtcactgccaaaggtgcttcaacaaagtactgagtaaaggatctgaatacttatgtaaatgtgatatttcagtttttcatttgtAATAAATTAGTAAAAGTTTATATAAACCTGTTttagttttgtcattatggggtattgtgtgtagattgatgaggagggaAAACGATTTCATTCACTTTTGAATGTAACAAAATTataatgtaacgtaacaaaatgatgaaacgtcaaggggtctgaatgctttccaaaTTCACTGTATTATAAAAATCTGCTTAAAGAAAATATGTGCATTTTCCCATTCAGTTGTGTGTTTCCACCAAATGGACTTGGTTGGTGACTTTCAATGTGTTTCCAACACATTTTCAactagttttgtcacaaactgttgCGTTGAATAGCAAATGTGCCAACTCTGGTCTTGTCATGTGCAGTCTAGCCAACAACTTGCATACACAGTgcaggtaggctagtctacatgatgagattattatggataatagCGAGAATATTTTTGTCAAACTGCAGTCAAGCATTGATCATCATGTCAGCAGAATAAGCCCCTCAATATTTATCAGAATCATCaccatgcactttcaccaccctgtgaagttcatcataacttactTCACCATACCCTCACTTGACACCAAGTTAACTTTgaaatgatggttattatatcaatatttacgCATAAAGGCACTTCCAGTTCCAAAAAGATCCTACCATGTCGAACAAACAAACTGTATTCATAAAATTGTACCGTGATTTATTAAAAATATATGGCATGACTTTACTcccataaaaactgtggatggaaacttaATGTATATGGGATACAATTTTGGGTTTGTACTCACTCTGAGGAGGCATTGACCGTGCCCGAATACCCATACTTCCATCCTAAATAGTAGCCTTTTGAAGTATAGTTTAAATGCCCAGATGCCATACTAATTTCGGTTAATTTCACACCGAAATCAACCAATACATGGAAACAATGAAAATTGTGCATGATAAATTCTCAGTAAGCAAAAATATAATGTTTTATAGTATGTGAATTTTTGAACATCGAGTATGGCTCTTTATTTAGTAGAATTTGATGCACACTTTTCCACAATGCATTGGAATAGATCGGCGGCAAGTGATAGGCTCTAGTTCCTAGGTAACCTAGGCCCTAGGTTACTTCACTGGGAAGCGAAGCTTCTGCAGTGGTGTTCAAATGTTACCTAAGTAGTTTTTGTCCTCCTTAAAATGATCACAATTATTTTATCGTAAGCTACATCTTTGAAATAAGAAGTATTTTTACCCAAAGTGGATTTCTGTTTTCTCATTGAAAACTGTTTCTTGTTGTCTTGGCCTTCGTCGGAGCCTTTAAACAAAATACTGAACATCTTTCGATTTGTGAGTGTGTCGGCACCAGGACTCGGGATATGGATGCATTATTGATGTCATGTTAGCCatgccttttgatttgaacatatgGATTGTTGTCACAGTTaggagtgaagaggtgtggagtcaggcgcagagagcaaagatgtgggaaaaacaacacgctttaatgtcccgaaacaatACATATACAAAGTGAaaatacaaatgaacagaaatataaccggacagcgtgtaacccaaaaatcaacaaaatacactcaaccaacaaaacagacgaacaagcccgcacgaaacagaagcgggctaaacagactatatataccctatcctaacaatcaaactagaaacaggtgctaccaattagacaaaactaaacgaacacagaacaacggatcggcgatagctagtagaccggcgacgacgaccgccgagcgccacccgaacaagaaggggagtcaccttcggtaatattcgtgacagtacccccctcctgacacgcagctcccgcagcgcgccgacgtcggcctcggggacgacccggaggccgaggcgctgggcgatccgggcggaggcgatgaaattcactcaacatggatgggtctagaatatccctcgccggaacccagcacctctcctccggaccgtacccctcccagtcgacgaggtactgcaagcctctcacccggcgtctcgagtccagaatagctcgtatcttgtacgccggggacccctcgatgtccagagggggtggaggaacctccggtacctcaatctcctgcatgggaccagctaccaccggcctgagaagagacacatgaaatgaggggttaatacgataatacgaaggaagtgataatcgataacaaacctcatttattctcctcaggactttaaatggccctatacactgcggacccagcttccggcagggcaagtggagaggcaggttacgggtcgagagccagaccctgtccccaggtgcaaacacgggggcctcactgcggtgacggtcagcgctcttcttctgccttatactagcttggcgtaatgactcctggactgccctccaggtctccttagagcgctgtacccactcctccaccgcaggagcctcagtctggctctgatgccacggtgccaagaccggctggtaccccaacacgcactcaaatggtgacatgttggtagaagagtggcttagtgaattctgggctatttctgcccagggaatatatcgtgcccactcgcctggccggtcctggcaatacgaccgcagaaacctacccacctcctggttgactctctccacctgaccattactctccgggtgataccctgaggtaaggctgaccgagacccccagacgttccataaatgctctccaaacacgggagataaattgggggccccgatcagaaactatatcctcgggcaccccgtagtgccggaagacatgggtgaaaagagcttccgcagtctgtagggccgtagggagaccgggcaatgggataagactgcaggacttagagaaccgatccacaacgaccaggatagtagtgttaccctgagaggggggaaggtcagtaagaaaatccaccgaaagatgggtccacggccgttgtggaatgggaagaggttgtaatttacctcttggcaggtgtctaggagccttactctgggcgcacaccgaacaggaggaaacatagaatcgcacatccctcctcaaagtgggccaccagtacttcctctcaagacctctcacggtcctataaacacctgggtgacccgacgagggtagacaatgagcccatcgaatcaattgatcacgaacagccagcggcacgtacctacgaccctccggacactgtggaggcgtaggttccccccttagtgcccgctcgatgtccgcgtccacatcccatactaccggtgccaccagcttagctgccggaatgatgggagtaggatcgatggacctgttcTCAGTGTCGTaaagtcttgacagcgcgtcagccttagtgttgagccA comes from Oncorhynchus gorbuscha isolate QuinsamMale2020 ecotype Even-year linkage group LG24, OgorEven_v1.0, whole genome shotgun sequence and encodes:
- the LOC124013405 gene encoding TBC1 domain family member 2A-like, which translates into the protein MNDIAFLNKDGDSFPTESRKQSPVVSAAATLCGYLDKLSGPLKVWRSLWFIYEEKECQLVYYKCAQDVNPLGWIDLSNAILGELAQADQGTFYIQTPERTFTLKAVNCESMIYWLKQLQLKRWHHGNISGKLGMVTSHHALRRYATLSDVLLRHTPTRIHKEYLLRSRSSQELSHSLSWEELWDPFLPLKDIQAPPYFDQDKSPPKTNIEPSGPKTQWVQEIEAPKGHQSSLSSEGSSSNPADKTASPQQEEPPDTARLQQEVLSLAGQVKAQKDLVSLLQKALELAQQEKLTPAVESPRSECEWKSSNSQPWNQGECNTDHSYGLQVAPLLRHDCVAESQDHLRLLAERNQADRELVLRLSQQVAESSADPQRSLVRGWTVLETQEQLRQEIRNLKDNIEAYKTQNTYLNAEIYKLTKEWRKSTEQEKCLMIKCAHLEAKVFRMESRSLTVLFKQQESRGLERHREAIKTLITDTLREGGRDILELNPAREYDEYGFRISTDIQMDDMKLLAKLQALGIHSHDPPQQQKDGEEEGDSERLWGRWAQHFDGRRSDKAVASPKLKGLLRKGVPHHYRRRVWRWIVWSRTRSLRERQPHWYQQICFRSQAASAHRVSQQIWLDLETTLRGNRHFSFPAKRAVRQLHRILLAFSCHNRSVGYCQGLNRLAAMALLVLQSEEDAFWCLVAIVETIMPQDFYGKTLTASQVEQRVLKDFMAEKMPRLTAHFHCHGVDVSLVTSDWFLAVFVERLTSDVLLRIWDAFLYEGTKVIFRYALALFKYTEEDILKIHHSVDIYQYLRFITRTITDSRRLTTIAFCDMNPFPLRLLHQRRALHLQCVHVQLSEFERIQRELGRERRQHKDRELGLVSSEDEGDT